From a single Prosthecobacter sp. genomic region:
- a CDS encoding sigma-70 family RNA polymerase sigma factor produces MPPVTRPHASFLTTRWTCVCAAKADSEDGRRALADLCDAYYEPVVAFLRCELRDADAAREMSHAFFAGMLAGGAIDTVERERGRFRSYLLGAVKHFLSHQREAAQRMKRGSGAETASLDDTEAQVVADARLPSPDTAFDRQWALTLLSRALSELQRECEVEGKGVVFEKLQPWLTGDAAHGDQLELAASLGMNLNSLKSQIHRLKSRFRALVKEQIAATLSEDGSIEEEMTVLFAALRRN; encoded by the coding sequence ATGCCTCCCGTCACCCGCCCTCACGCCTCCTTCCTCACCACCCGCTGGACGTGCGTCTGCGCGGCCAAGGCGGACTCCGAGGATGGACGCAGGGCGCTCGCGGATTTGTGTGATGCGTATTACGAGCCCGTCGTCGCCTTCCTCCGCTGTGAGCTGCGGGATGCGGATGCGGCGCGTGAGATGAGCCATGCCTTCTTCGCCGGGATGCTTGCGGGCGGTGCCATCGACACGGTGGAGCGTGAGCGCGGTAGGTTTCGCTCGTATCTACTCGGCGCGGTGAAGCATTTTCTCTCCCATCAGCGCGAAGCGGCGCAGCGGATGAAGCGGGGCAGTGGTGCGGAGACGGCTTCGCTGGATGATACCGAAGCGCAGGTGGTGGCGGATGCCCGGCTGCCCTCTCCTGACACGGCATTCGACCGCCAATGGGCGCTCACGCTGCTGAGCCGTGCGTTGAGTGAATTGCAGCGCGAGTGTGAGGTCGAGGGAAAGGGCGTCGTGTTTGAGAAATTGCAGCCCTGGCTCACCGGCGATGCCGCGCATGGGGATCAGTTGGAGCTGGCGGCCTCACTCGGCATGAACCTCAACTCGCTCAAGTCCCAAATCCACCGGCTCAAGTCGCGCTTCCGCGCCTTGGTGAAGGAGCAGATCGCCGCCACGTTGAGTGAAGACGGCTCCATTGAGGAGGAAATGACCGTCTTGTTTGCGGCGTTGCGGAGAAACTGA
- a CDS encoding HlyD family efflux transporter periplasmic adaptor subunit: MPEAPAETSKAALPPWEAKQSPTRRSLPRKVAAWSIAGVLVLVMIYALQPRPVEVEVGVVQKGPLTVYVSEEGKTRIRNRHVVAAPVAGSMQRVTLKPGDAVKAGETVLTRIEPSLSPLLDARSRTQAQARVDAAAAARSRANENIEMSRTGLKYAQANWDRVKNNTDKGTISDTDRDTFEREAEMKVREVRSAEFALQVADFELAQARAALQQIDKPGSGGASIDVRAPVSGVVLRVQQESATIVAPGAPILEIGDSTDLEIEAEILSRDAVTIQPGALVTVEQWGGDEPAKARVRRVEPAAFTKVSALGVEEQRVLVLSDFVEQTPALKALGDRYRVEVRVAVWNSDETLLVPAGALFREGSEWKTFLFDDGNAKSVTVKAGRTDGKLTQVLDGLKAGDEVLMHPPDTVKDGSDVVKREEVK; encoded by the coding sequence ATGCCCGAAGCTCCAGCCGAAACTTCCAAAGCCGCCCTTCCACCCTGGGAGGCGAAACAATCACCCACACGACGTAGTTTGCCACGAAAGGTGGCTGCCTGGTCCATCGCGGGTGTTCTGGTGTTGGTGATGATCTATGCTTTGCAGCCGAGACCGGTGGAGGTCGAAGTGGGTGTGGTGCAAAAAGGGCCGTTGACGGTCTATGTGTCCGAGGAGGGCAAGACTCGCATCCGCAACCGCCATGTCGTGGCCGCGCCGGTGGCGGGCAGCATGCAGCGCGTGACGCTGAAGCCGGGCGATGCGGTGAAGGCTGGTGAGACGGTGCTGACGCGCATCGAGCCATCACTTTCACCGTTGCTGGACGCACGTTCCCGCACGCAGGCACAGGCACGTGTGGATGCGGCGGCGGCGGCACGCAGCCGTGCCAACGAGAACATCGAGATGTCACGCACGGGTCTCAAATACGCGCAGGCAAACTGGGATCGCGTCAAAAACAACACGGACAAAGGCACCATCAGCGACACAGACCGCGACACGTTTGAGCGTGAGGCGGAAATGAAGGTTCGGGAGGTGCGCTCGGCGGAGTTTGCGTTGCAGGTGGCCGATTTCGAACTGGCGCAGGCCAGGGCGGCCCTGCAGCAGATCGACAAGCCGGGATCGGGTGGCGCGTCCATCGACGTGCGCGCACCAGTGAGCGGCGTGGTGCTGCGGGTGCAGCAGGAAAGCGCGACGATCGTGGCTCCAGGCGCGCCCATTTTGGAAATCGGTGACTCGACGGACCTGGAGATCGAGGCGGAGATTCTTTCGCGTGATGCGGTGACAATCCAACCAGGTGCATTGGTCACGGTGGAGCAGTGGGGAGGCGACGAGCCTGCCAAAGCCCGCGTGCGGCGTGTCGAGCCAGCGGCCTTCACCAAGGTGTCAGCGCTCGGCGTGGAGGAGCAGCGCGTGCTGGTGCTGAGTGATTTCGTGGAGCAGACGCCCGCGCTGAAGGCGCTGGGCGACCGTTACCGCGTGGAAGTGCGCGTGGCCGTATGGAATAGCGATGAGACGCTGCTCGTGCCCGCGGGGGCGCTGTTCCGCGAAGGAAGCGAATGGAAGACGTTTCTCTTTGATGACGGCAACGCCAAGTCAGTGACCGTGAAAGCGGGACGCACGGATGGCAAGCTCACGCAGGTGCTGGACGGTCTCAAAGCGGGCGATGAGGTGCTGATGCATCCGCCGGACACCGTGAAGGACGGCAGCGACGTGGTGAAGCGCGAAGAGGTGAAATAG
- a CDS encoding PSD1 and planctomycete cytochrome C domain-containing protein codes for MSAFRLYPLFLAAAVQAAPVDFVRDVQPLFAEHCLECHGPDDSKGGLVLTSRELALKALKSGAHGIVPGKPDESEMIARLASDDPEEQMPPPKHRAKHPVKARDIEVLSQWIAEGAKFVSHWAYTPVTRPKDSGIDEFIRAKLAEKGITSSPEADRITLIRRVHYDLLGLPPTLEEVDAFVQDQSPKSYEVMLDRAFASERFGERWGRQWLDMARYADSDGYEKDRPRPDAWRFRDWVIRAVNDDLPFDQFTIEQLAGDLLPDASPEQIVATAFNRQTLTNTEGGTDQEQFRIEACMDRTETLGTVWLGLTVGCARCHTHKYDQITQKEYYQLFAYFNNGDEVNRQVPTTPEAWTEYEKKNGDAVKKLIPLRKALDAAKAELPIKLPEWEKVIKARLTKAAGTKAVQKFEPLPISNAKAISAKLQKQPDGSYLAQSKTPKTDSYTLEVSGHAKPITALQIEVLPDDSLPGKGPGYNKGGNFVLTKIAATLQHGKTTQELILHSPKADFEQKTFTADKTLDGDDQTGWAGAIGKRGAFTVQFAEPLVMQSGDKLTLRLDQNYKQSGHTIGRFRILAASEETEDSIVPEPIRKILSEEPKRRNPVVILPLWAWMEKVDPEVIAADRALKEAESKLPKPPVMDVRVIAQRNNNPRKTNLLHRGDFLQPADEVTPASLATLPPLKGSTRLDLARWLVSKSNPLTPRVTVNHFWGRLFGEGLVRTSADFGVRGEPPTHPELLDWLADEFIKQGWSRKKILKTIMLSATYRQSSVIPANLPPKVMEIDPKNALLWRQNRLRVDGEIVRDLYLAASGLLSAKIGGPSVFPPIPEGIDALSYAGNFKWTTSKGEDRYRRGMYTFFKRTAPHPDLTAFDCPDANTTNVKRTVSNTPLQALTTLNAEAFAEAAQSLAKHILTDVSLKDDAARLARAFRFCVSRSPSAEELTSLQKLLTESRYTYQNGPAEEAKAAIGNHAAPNVPAPENASWVATARIVLNLDELITRE; via the coding sequence GTGTCTGCTTTTCGTCTCTACCCTCTCTTCCTTGCCGCCGCCGTCCAAGCCGCGCCGGTCGATTTCGTCCGCGATGTCCAGCCACTCTTTGCCGAGCACTGTCTCGAATGCCACGGCCCGGATGACTCGAAGGGCGGACTCGTGCTCACCAGTCGGGAACTTGCCCTCAAAGCGCTGAAAAGCGGCGCGCATGGCATCGTGCCTGGCAAGCCGGATGAGAGCGAGATGATCGCCCGCCTCGCCTCCGATGATCCTGAGGAACAGATGCCGCCGCCGAAGCATCGCGCCAAACATCCGGTCAAAGCGCGAGACATCGAAGTGCTGAGCCAGTGGATCGCCGAAGGAGCCAAGTTCGTGTCGCATTGGGCTTACACGCCGGTCACACGACCCAAAGACAGCGGCATCGACGAATTCATCCGCGCCAAGCTCGCCGAGAAGGGCATTACCTCCTCGCCTGAAGCAGATCGCATCACGTTGATCCGCCGCGTTCACTACGATCTGCTCGGCCTTCCGCCCACACTGGAAGAAGTCGATGCGTTTGTGCAGGACCAGTCGCCCAAATCTTACGAGGTGATGCTGGATCGTGCGTTTGCCTCCGAACGCTTCGGCGAGCGCTGGGGCCGCCAGTGGCTCGACATGGCACGCTACGCGGACAGCGACGGCTATGAAAAAGACCGTCCGCGTCCCGATGCGTGGCGCTTCCGCGACTGGGTCATCCGCGCCGTCAACGACGACCTGCCTTTCGATCAATTCACCATCGAACAACTCGCCGGTGATTTGCTGCCCGATGCCTCGCCCGAGCAAATCGTCGCCACTGCGTTCAATCGTCAAACACTCACCAACACCGAGGGTGGCACCGACCAGGAGCAGTTCCGCATCGAGGCCTGCATGGACCGCACGGAAACGCTCGGCACCGTGTGGCTCGGCCTCACCGTCGGCTGCGCACGGTGCCACACGCACAAATACGATCAGATCACGCAGAAGGAGTACTATCAGCTCTTCGCCTACTTCAACAACGGTGACGAAGTGAACCGCCAGGTGCCCACCACACCCGAGGCATGGACCGAATACGAGAAGAAGAACGGTGATGCCGTGAAGAAGCTCATTCCGCTGCGCAAAGCCCTCGACGCCGCCAAGGCCGAATTGCCGATCAAACTGCCCGAATGGGAAAAAGTCATCAAAGCACGCCTCACCAAGGCCGCCGGAACCAAAGCGGTGCAAAAATTCGAACCGCTGCCGATCTCGAATGCCAAGGCGATTTCCGCGAAGCTGCAAAAGCAGCCGGACGGCTCCTACCTCGCGCAAAGCAAAACGCCGAAGACCGACAGCTACACACTCGAAGTCAGCGGCCATGCCAAACCCATCACCGCGCTGCAAATCGAAGTCCTGCCGGATGATTCCCTGCCCGGCAAAGGCCCTGGCTACAACAAGGGCGGCAACTTTGTGCTCACCAAGATCGCCGCGACGCTTCAGCACGGCAAAACCACGCAGGAACTCATCCTGCACTCACCCAAAGCCGATTTTGAGCAGAAGACCTTCACCGCCGACAAGACACTCGATGGCGATGATCAAACCGGCTGGGCCGGTGCCATCGGCAAAAGAGGCGCTTTCACCGTGCAGTTCGCCGAACCGTTGGTCATGCAGTCTGGCGACAAGCTCACACTGCGGCTCGACCAAAACTACAAGCAGTCCGGCCACACCATCGGTCGCTTCCGCATCCTCGCCGCGAGCGAGGAAACTGAGGACAGCATCGTGCCCGAGCCAATCCGCAAGATCCTCAGCGAGGAACCGAAACGTCGGAATCCCGTCGTCATCCTGCCGCTGTGGGCATGGATGGAGAAAGTTGATCCTGAAGTCATCGCCGCCGACCGCGCGTTAAAGGAAGCGGAATCGAAACTGCCCAAACCACCCGTGATGGATGTGCGCGTGATCGCCCAGCGGAACAACAACCCGCGCAAAACAAACCTGCTGCATCGCGGCGACTTCCTTCAACCCGCCGATGAAGTCACGCCTGCTTCATTGGCCACTCTGCCGCCTCTCAAAGGCTCCACGCGCCTGGATCTCGCCCGCTGGCTCGTCAGCAAAAGCAATCCGCTCACCCCTCGCGTCACGGTGAACCACTTCTGGGGCCGCCTCTTCGGCGAGGGCCTCGTGCGCACCTCCGCCGACTTCGGCGTTCGCGGCGAACCGCCCACGCATCCCGAACTGCTCGACTGGCTGGCGGATGAATTCATCAAGCAGGGCTGGAGCCGGAAGAAGATCCTCAAGACCATCATGCTTTCCGCCACCTATCGCCAAAGCTCGGTGATCCCGGCCAATCTGCCGCCGAAGGTGATGGAGATCGATCCGAAGAACGCGCTGCTCTGGCGTCAAAACCGCCTGCGCGTCGATGGCGAGATCGTGCGCGACCTCTACCTCGCCGCCAGCGGCCTGCTCTCCGCCAAGATCGGCGGTCCCAGCGTCTTCCCGCCGATTCCCGAGGGCATCGACGCGCTGAGCTACGCGGGCAATTTCAAATGGACCACCAGCAAGGGCGAGGACCGCTATCGCCGTGGCATGTACACCTTCTTCAAACGCACAGCCCCACATCCCGATCTCACCGCTTTCGACTGCCCCGATGCCAACACGACCAACGTGAAGCGCACCGTCTCCAATACCCCGCTGCAAGCCCTCACCACGCTCAACGCCGAAGCCTTCGCCGAGGCCGCTCAATCGCTGGCGAAACACATTTTGACCGATGTATCGCTCAAGGACGACGCCGCACGTCTCGCCCGCGCCTTCCGCTTCTGCGTTTCACGTTCACCGTCTGCCGAGGAACTCACCTCACTTCAAAAACTCCTCACCGAATCACGCTACACCTATCAAAACGGGCCTGCTGAAGAAGCAAAAGCAGCCATCGGCAATCATGCCGCTCCCAATGTCCCAGCGCCCGAAAACGCCTCCTGGGTGGCGACTGCGCGCATTGTGCTGAACTTGGACGAACTGATCACGAGGGAGTGA
- a CDS encoding alpha/beta hydrolase has protein sequence MPHVETNGIKMFYQERGSGEPLVCIMGVTAPGGVWDAHAQAWEKHFRCILGDNRGVGETDKPVGPYTTAMMADDYAGLMDKLGIKQARVVGCSLGSVIAQQLALRHPQKVKSMILMCTWARQDRFGLYTWQHLMKAKANMRPEDFMQWIQMLIFTKPWFDNDDCWNNMQQGLKDAATNPAPQPLHATEAQSAAAMTHNTLNELKNVKCPTLVIGGKDDTFTPQWMSQEVAAAIPGADLHLYDNAGHAFHWEQMGDFNPRTTEWLLKH, from the coding sequence ATGCCCCACGTCGAAACCAACGGAATCAAAATGTTTTATCAGGAACGCGGCAGCGGCGAACCGCTCGTCTGCATCATGGGCGTCACCGCTCCCGGCGGCGTGTGGGACGCGCATGCGCAGGCTTGGGAGAAGCACTTCCGCTGCATCCTCGGTGACAACCGCGGCGTGGGCGAGACCGACAAGCCCGTCGGCCCCTACACCACCGCGATGATGGCCGATGACTACGCCGGCCTGATGGACAAGCTCGGCATCAAGCAGGCCCGCGTCGTCGGCTGCTCCCTCGGCTCCGTCATCGCCCAACAGCTCGCGCTGCGTCATCCGCAGAAGGTGAAAAGCATGATCCTCATGTGTACCTGGGCGCGGCAGGACCGCTTCGGTCTCTACACCTGGCAGCACCTCATGAAGGCGAAGGCGAACATGCGCCCCGAGGACTTCATGCAGTGGATTCAGATGCTCATCTTCACCAAGCCCTGGTTCGACAACGACGACTGCTGGAACAACATGCAGCAAGGCCTCAAAGACGCCGCCACCAACCCCGCGCCGCAGCCCCTGCACGCCACCGAGGCCCAAAGCGCCGCCGCCATGACCCACAACACGCTCAACGAACTCAAGAACGTCAAGTGCCCCACCCTCGTCATCGGCGGCAAGGATGACACCTTCACCCCGCAATGGATGAGCCAGGAAGTCGCCGCCGCCATCCCCGGCGCGGACCTGCACCTCTATGACAACGCCGGCCACGCCTTCCACTGGGAACAAATGGGCGACTTCAATCCGCGCACGACTGAGTGGCTGTTGAAGCATTGA
- a CDS encoding PAS domain S-box protein, protein MKTHKSRPAALAPTDPDSHRLVVEDLTETICRFLPDGTFTYVNEVYCRLFGKTTDELIGSRWQPVAVADDLPMIEEKLRVLSPENPVVVIENRIHDGQGQVRWMQFVNRGLFDASGHLVEMQSVGRDISERVLAERKLEESQQRWRFALESSGFGVWDWDIEHDRLFFSSQWKAMIGYEPQDAMPGNSSEWQAMMHPGDWPGVLSTAQEHLEGRSPSLVDEFRLRCKDGSWKWVLSRGRVIERDALGRPSRMIGTTEDISKRKAAEEREAHSLRMIAEGAPSTAVLEAITRNVEAGFPGMRCSVMLVDASGTRLQMKTAPGLPDYAREAIDGMLIAPNVACCGAAAYSGMRVICPNVLADARMEPFHKLALKANLRACWSEPILSSAGKVLGTLACYHPAPHDPSQTEIQTVANAARLAGLAIEREWKEQALRISEERYARALRGTTDGLWDWNIVTGDVYLSPRWKQMLGFEENELKNNRESSFLSRLHPDDVPKVHAARKEHFERRAPYQVECRLLTKAGDYRWFLVRGQADWNENGEAVRMTGTISDITERKLAEQALEVSEQRFRAVFEQAAVGIAVIETSTGRYLDLNQRMCEINHRTREEMLKLTFMEVTHPDDLQDDLNQMQELKEGTIYSFNMEKRNVAPDGALTWINLTVAPMWRPGEPPLRHIAVVEDIHERKQAEFNYRRELAYNQALVNHTSAFIFVMDVEGRFLHCNAAFFTTMGYKAKEVIGKTPWEIGLMDAQEVVRSKERFARLLRGEDNPPTDVRLRTKSGEWRAVEVRSTSTRKPDGSPDRIVITGTDMTERNRLQREVLRVIEQEQARVGHDLHDGVGQTMTGMVIMMEALEAELNGEAKAHALRIHELMNESVSEVRRMSHGLSPTSVKYRGLEGALNLLAETVRTNFRTPCSCDVEATIAINNEDKEAHLFRIAQEAVNNALRHGRPGEVKISLRGVGPCECELRVEDDGTGMRKSKARKENGNDGIGMRVMEYRANLIGGRLKIHNKPKKGVIVTCRFECDAGGCAPAPVQKRSAK, encoded by the coding sequence ATGAAGACCCACAAGTCCCGTCCCGCGGCCTTGGCGCCGACGGATCCTGATTCCCACCGGCTGGTGGTGGAGGATTTGACGGAGACGATCTGCCGCTTCCTGCCAGACGGTACCTTCACCTATGTGAACGAGGTGTACTGCCGATTGTTTGGCAAGACGACGGATGAACTGATCGGAAGCCGCTGGCAGCCCGTGGCGGTGGCGGACGATCTGCCAATGATCGAGGAGAAGCTGCGCGTGCTTTCGCCGGAGAACCCGGTGGTGGTGATCGAGAACCGCATCCACGATGGCCAGGGACAGGTGCGTTGGATGCAGTTCGTAAACCGCGGTCTGTTTGATGCTTCAGGTCATCTGGTGGAGATGCAATCGGTGGGACGTGACATCTCGGAGCGTGTACTGGCCGAACGGAAACTGGAGGAAAGCCAGCAGCGCTGGCGCTTTGCCTTGGAAAGCTCGGGCTTTGGTGTGTGGGACTGGGACATCGAACACGACCGGCTGTTTTTTTCCAGCCAGTGGAAGGCCATGATCGGTTATGAACCGCAGGATGCCATGCCTGGCAATTCCTCGGAGTGGCAGGCGATGATGCATCCTGGTGACTGGCCGGGTGTGCTTTCAACAGCTCAAGAGCATCTCGAAGGCAGAAGTCCGAGCCTGGTCGATGAGTTTCGACTGCGCTGCAAGGACGGCTCGTGGAAATGGGTGTTAAGTCGCGGACGTGTGATCGAGCGTGATGCCTTGGGCCGGCCATCTCGCATGATCGGCACCACGGAGGACATTTCCAAGCGCAAGGCGGCGGAGGAGCGTGAGGCGCACAGCCTGCGGATGATCGCTGAAGGAGCGCCCTCCACGGCGGTGCTGGAGGCCATCACGCGCAATGTGGAGGCGGGTTTCCCGGGCATGCGGTGCAGTGTGATGCTGGTGGATGCCTCAGGCACTCGTTTGCAGATGAAGACCGCGCCCGGCCTGCCGGATTATGCCAGGGAGGCCATCGACGGCATGCTCATCGCTCCAAACGTGGCTTGCTGTGGTGCGGCGGCCTATTCGGGCATGCGTGTGATCTGCCCGAATGTGCTGGCAGACGCACGCATGGAACCGTTCCACAAGCTGGCCTTGAAGGCCAATCTGCGCGCCTGCTGGTCCGAGCCGATCCTGAGCAGTGCCGGGAAGGTGCTGGGCACCCTGGCCTGCTATCACCCGGCGCCCCACGACCCCTCCCAGACGGAGATTCAAACGGTCGCCAACGCGGCGCGTCTCGCCGGCCTGGCGATCGAGCGTGAATGGAAGGAGCAGGCGCTGCGGATCAGCGAGGAGCGCTATGCACGCGCCCTGCGCGGCACCACCGACGGACTGTGGGACTGGAACATCGTGACGGGGGATGTTTATCTCTCCCCGCGCTGGAAGCAGATGTTGGGATTTGAGGAGAATGAGCTGAAGAACAATCGCGAGTCGTCCTTTCTGTCCCGGCTGCATCCCGATGACGTGCCGAAGGTGCATGCCGCACGCAAAGAGCATTTCGAACGGCGTGCGCCTTATCAGGTGGAGTGCCGTCTTCTGACCAAGGCCGGAGATTACCGGTGGTTCCTTGTCCGCGGGCAGGCCGACTGGAATGAGAACGGCGAGGCCGTGCGCATGACCGGGACGATCTCAGACATCACCGAACGCAAGCTGGCCGAGCAGGCGCTGGAGGTGAGCGAGCAACGTTTCCGGGCTGTGTTTGAGCAGGCGGCGGTGGGGATCGCGGTGATCGAGACCTCCACGGGACGCTACCTCGACTTGAACCAGCGCATGTGCGAGATCAATCACCGCACCCGTGAGGAGATGCTAAAGCTCACCTTCATGGAGGTGACCCACCCGGATGATCTTCAGGATGATCTGAACCAGATGCAGGAGCTGAAGGAGGGAACAATCTACAGCTTCAACATGGAAAAACGCAACGTGGCTCCGGACGGTGCCCTGACCTGGATCAACCTGACCGTCGCGCCCATGTGGCGTCCCGGTGAGCCGCCGCTGCGCCACATCGCCGTGGTGGAGGACATCCATGAGCGCAAGCAGGCGGAGTTTAACTACCGCCGTGAACTGGCCTACAACCAGGCGCTGGTGAACCACACCTCGGCCTTCATCTTTGTGATGGATGTCGAGGGACGGTTCTTGCACTGCAATGCGGCTTTCTTCACCACCATGGGTTACAAGGCAAAGGAGGTGATCGGCAAAACACCGTGGGAGATCGGTTTGATGGATGCGCAGGAGGTTGTGCGCTCGAAAGAACGCTTCGCCCGTCTGCTGCGTGGCGAGGACAACCCGCCCACCGATGTGCGTCTGCGCACCAAGAGCGGTGAATGGCGTGCCGTGGAGGTGCGCAGCACTTCCACCCGCAAGCCGGACGGCAGTCCTGACCGCATCGTCATCACCGGCACGGACATGACCGAGCGCAACCGCCTGCAGCGCGAGGTGCTCCGTGTCATCGAGCAGGAGCAGGCGCGCGTGGGGCATGATCTGCATGATGGCGTGGGCCAGACCATGACCGGCATGGTCATCATGATGGAGGCGTTGGAGGCGGAGTTGAATGGTGAGGCCAAGGCGCATGCCCTTCGCATCCACGAGCTGATGAATGAGTCGGTTTCCGAGGTCCGCCGCATGTCTCACGGGCTGTCGCCCACGAGCGTCAAATACCGGGGGCTGGAAGGCGCCTTGAATCTGCTGGCGGAAACTGTGCGCACCAACTTCCGCACACCATGCAGTTGCGATGTGGAAGCCACAATCGCCATCAACAATGAGGACAAGGAGGCCCACCTCTTCCGCATCGCCCAGGAGGCGGTTAACAACGCCCTGCGTCATGGCAGGCCGGGCGAGGTGAAAATCTCGCTGCGCGGAGTCGGACCTTGCGAATGTGAACTGCGTGTCGAGGACGATGGGACGGGCATGAGGAAGTCCAAGGCCCGCAAGGAAAACGGCAACGATGGCATCGGCATGCGTGTGATGGAGTACCGCGCCAATTTGATCGGCGGCAGGCTCAAGATTCACAACAAACCCAAAAAGGGCGTCATCGTCACCTGTCGCTTCGAGTGTGATGCGGGCGGATGCGCGCCAGCTCCGGTTCAGAAGAGGTCCGCCAAATAG
- a CDS encoding alpha/beta hydrolase: protein MKLISALLLVSTSVFAAEPIVVKLWPGGAPEKPGVKIEAEKEVPKKNADDVQRITNVTDPMITVFKPEKPNGTAVLVCPGGGYGILAYEHEGSQVCDFLNQHGVTGILLKYRVPRRDPADPSREPLQDAQRAMGLIRHHAAEWGLKPDRIGILGFSAGGHLAVMATLHANERTYTTDPALDVEDATPNFSIPIYPAYLVTKEDTFQLLPSVQVTAKSPPMCLVHAHDDKGVTSASGSALLYLEYKKLNLPCELHIYTQGGHGFGMRKSGKPVNDWAVRVAEWMKSMGYIP from the coding sequence ATGAAGCTCATTTCCGCCCTTCTCCTCGTCTCGACCTCCGTTTTCGCTGCTGAACCGATTGTGGTGAAACTCTGGCCCGGCGGCGCACCGGAAAAACCAGGCGTGAAGATTGAAGCAGAAAAGGAAGTGCCCAAGAAGAACGCCGATGACGTGCAGCGCATCACGAACGTCACCGATCCGATGATCACGGTGTTCAAACCGGAAAAGCCGAATGGCACGGCGGTGCTCGTGTGCCCTGGCGGTGGTTACGGCATCCTGGCCTATGAGCACGAAGGCTCGCAGGTGTGTGATTTTCTCAATCAGCACGGTGTGACGGGCATCCTGCTCAAATACCGCGTGCCACGGCGTGATCCCGCCGATCCTTCCCGCGAACCGTTGCAGGACGCGCAGCGCGCGATGGGCCTCATCCGCCATCACGCTGCTGAGTGGGGCCTCAAGCCAGACCGCATCGGCATCCTGGGCTTTTCAGCCGGTGGTCATCTCGCCGTCATGGCCACGTTGCACGCCAACGAGCGGACCTACACGACCGATCCGGCGCTCGATGTCGAGGATGCGACGCCGAATTTCTCGATACCCATCTATCCGGCCTATCTCGTCACCAAGGAGGACACGTTTCAGCTCCTGCCGAGCGTCCAGGTCACGGCCAAGTCACCGCCGATGTGCCTGGTCCATGCGCATGACGACAAAGGTGTCACCAGCGCGAGCGGCAGCGCCCTGCTGTATCTCGAATACAAAAAGCTCAACCTCCCCTGCGAACTGCACATCTACACCCAAGGCGGTCACGGCTTCGGCATGCGCAAGAGCGGCAAGCCCGTCAACGACTGGGCCGTGCGCGTGGCGGAATGGATGAAGTCGATGGGGTATATCCCGTGA